The following coding sequences lie in one Streptomyces xiamenensis genomic window:
- a CDS encoding ArsR/SmtB family transcription factor has translation MNPSSPAPVTVAGRTLDHPDRERIRLDQVLQALADPLRLSVLRRLAAAGPGAELSCSDFDLPVSKSTSTHHFRVLREAGLIAQTYRGTAKMNALRGADLEQLFPGLLDAVLAAAARERAR, from the coding sequence ATGAACCCCTCCTCCCCCGCGCCCGTCACCGTCGCCGGCCGCACCCTGGACCACCCGGACCGCGAACGGATCCGCCTCGATCAGGTGCTCCAGGCGCTGGCCGACCCGCTGCGGCTGTCCGTGCTGCGCCGGCTCGCCGCCGCCGGTCCCGGCGCGGAGCTGTCCTGCTCGGACTTCGACCTGCCGGTGAGCAAGTCGACCAGCACCCATCACTTCCGGGTGCTGCGTGAGGCGGGGCTGATCGCGCAGACGTACCGGGGCACCGCGAAGATGAACGCCTTGCGCGGCGCCGACCTGGAGCAGCTGTTCCCCGGCCTGCTGGACGCCGTCCTGGCCGCGGCGGCGCGCGAACGCGCCCGTTAG
- a CDS encoding DUF305 domain-containing protein, which produces MSTLRSRRSVTGAATAVSLIAALAAAALTGCTGGEAAAGDTGRADEASVIAPGRPGEEARTISPQEAREAAEEGTAPNAADHAFMTMMIDHHEQAIEMTDLAEEFADHASVRGIAGRIAATQGPEIEIMRAWLLRNAAGEGAGDEARHGHGEHGADMPGMASEADMERLRAARGAEFDALFLELMITHHEGAVTMAADVSAQGNDGAALELAAEIGASQRVEIARMEALR; this is translated from the coding sequence GTGTCAACTCTTCGCTCCCGCCGCTCTGTCACGGGTGCCGCGACGGCCGTATCCCTGATCGCCGCGCTCGCCGCGGCGGCGCTCACCGGCTGCACCGGCGGCGAGGCGGCCGCCGGGGACACCGGGCGCGCCGACGAGGCGTCGGTGATCGCGCCGGGCCGGCCGGGCGAGGAGGCGCGGACCATCTCCCCGCAGGAGGCCCGCGAGGCGGCCGAGGAGGGCACGGCCCCGAACGCCGCCGATCACGCCTTCATGACCATGATGATCGACCATCACGAACAGGCCATCGAGATGACCGATCTGGCCGAGGAGTTCGCCGACCATGCCTCGGTACGCGGGATCGCCGGCCGGATCGCGGCGACCCAGGGCCCGGAGATCGAGATCATGCGCGCCTGGCTGCTGCGCAACGCCGCCGGCGAGGGGGCCGGGGACGAGGCCCGGCACGGGCACGGGGAACACGGCGCGGACATGCCGGGGATGGCGAGCGAGGCGGACATGGAGCGGCTGCGCGCCGCGCGCGGCGCGGAGTTCGACGCGCTGTTCCTGGAGCTGATGATCACTCACCACGAGGGTGCGGTGACCATGGCGGCGGACGTCTCCGCGCAGGGCAACGACGGGGCGGCACTGGAGCTGGCCGCCGAGATCGGCGCATCGCAGCGGGTGGAGATCGCCCGGATGGAGGCGCTGCGCTAA
- a CDS encoding LVIVD repeat-containing protein, which translates to MAALAGLLATYALSGTALATPDAGDDAPETSQEITADQSPRLESAGSTGEIPGLGEIVHTPNVTHVANVPKNALQSTNSDISFQGNYAYAGNYNGFVIHDISRPSKPKIVAEVLCPGGQGDISVSGDLLFLSVDSSRSDDSCNSVSQSATIKDSWEGIRIFDISDKRNPKYVSAVETYCGSHTNTLVPDGKNVYLYISSYYPDASFPDCQPPHDGISIVKVPRNAPERAEVSSFEVLFPDGGFPGSDRGSATTGCHDITVYPRLKIAAGACMGDGILMDISKPAKPRVIDRVQDAERFAFWHSATFSQDGKKVVFTDELGGGGAATCNARIGDEYGANGIYHITGKGDRRRLEFQSYFKIPRYQSDTENCVAHNGSLIPVRGRDIMVQSWYQGGVSIWEFTDSGNPHEIGYFDRGPQSNDTLTFGGSWSAYYYNGYIYSNDQMGLDVLRIDDPRTNGARGVKLTELNAQTQPSYW; encoded by the coding sequence ATGGCGGCCCTCGCGGGCCTGCTGGCCACCTATGCCCTCAGCGGAACAGCCCTCGCCACCCCCGACGCGGGCGACGACGCCCCCGAGACGTCGCAGGAGATCACCGCCGACCAGTCCCCGCGCCTGGAATCGGCGGGCAGCACCGGCGAGATACCCGGCCTGGGCGAGATCGTCCACACCCCCAACGTCACCCACGTGGCCAACGTCCCCAAGAACGCCCTGCAGTCCACCAACTCGGACATCTCGTTCCAGGGCAACTACGCCTACGCCGGCAACTACAACGGCTTCGTCATCCACGACATCTCCCGCCCCAGCAAGCCGAAGATCGTCGCCGAAGTGCTGTGTCCCGGCGGCCAGGGCGACATCTCCGTCAGCGGCGACCTGCTCTTCCTGTCCGTCGACTCCTCGCGCAGCGACGACTCCTGCAACAGCGTCTCCCAGTCGGCGACCATCAAGGATTCCTGGGAAGGCATCCGGATCTTCGACATCAGCGACAAGCGCAACCCCAAGTACGTCTCCGCCGTGGAGACGTACTGCGGTTCGCACACCAACACGCTGGTGCCGGACGGCAAGAACGTCTACCTCTACATCTCCTCCTACTACCCCGACGCCTCCTTCCCCGACTGCCAGCCGCCGCACGACGGCATCTCCATCGTGAAGGTGCCCCGCAACGCCCCCGAGCGCGCCGAGGTCTCCAGCTTCGAAGTGCTCTTCCCCGACGGCGGCTTCCCCGGCAGCGACCGCGGCTCGGCCACCACGGGCTGCCACGACATCACCGTCTACCCGCGGCTGAAGATCGCCGCCGGCGCCTGCATGGGTGACGGCATCCTCATGGACATCTCCAAGCCCGCCAAGCCGCGCGTCATCGACCGGGTCCAGGACGCCGAGCGCTTCGCCTTCTGGCACTCCGCCACCTTCAGCCAGGACGGCAAGAAGGTCGTCTTCACCGACGAACTGGGCGGCGGCGGCGCGGCCACCTGCAACGCCCGCATCGGCGACGAGTACGGCGCCAACGGCATCTACCACATCACCGGCAAGGGCGACCGGCGGCGCCTGGAGTTCCAGAGCTACTTCAAGATCCCGCGCTACCAGTCCGACACCGAGAACTGCGTCGCCCACAACGGCTCGCTCATCCCGGTCCGGGGCCGCGACATCATGGTGCAGTCCTGGTACCAGGGCGGCGTGTCCATCTGGGAGTTCACCGACTCCGGCAACCCGCACGAGATCGGCTACTTCGACCGCGGGCCGCAGAGCAACGACACCCTGACCTTCGGCGGTTCCTGGTCCGCCTACTACTACAACGGCTACATCTACTCCAACGATCAGATGGGCCTGGACGTTCTGCGCATCGACGACCCGCGCACCAACGGCGCGCGCGGCGTCAAGCTCACCGAGCTCAACGCCCAGACCCAGCCCAGCTACTGGTGA
- a CDS encoding TetR/AcrR family transcriptional regulator, with protein MSPRRASVNEELRRRSRERLLEAAAELFGERGYEATTLGDIAERAGAARGLVSYYFPGKRQLLQSAVHRRMHLTLAAALEREPAPCADAAGGRELLARAIDAILGLAARRPVLMRAHMAHLLQQEGFVQCAEQQRLAALLRETMVRYGAADPDTDYRMLRALLMGAVVAVLLPGAPMPGHRLRAELFARYGLEWELGCPPGGEPPGGVLMSSGEGAHP; from the coding sequence ATGTCCCCTCGCCGCGCATCGGTCAATGAAGAATTGCGGCGGCGCTCGCGCGAGCGGCTGCTCGAAGCGGCCGCCGAGCTGTTCGGGGAGCGGGGTTACGAGGCCACGACCTTGGGCGACATCGCCGAACGGGCCGGTGCGGCCCGGGGTCTGGTGTCGTACTACTTTCCGGGAAAACGGCAGCTGTTGCAGAGCGCCGTGCACCGGCGGATGCATCTGACACTCGCCGCCGCGCTGGAGCGTGAGCCGGCGCCGTGCGCGGACGCGGCGGGCGGCCGGGAACTGCTGGCGCGGGCGATCGACGCGATCCTGGGCCTCGCGGCGCGGCGGCCGGTGCTGATGCGGGCGCACATGGCGCATCTCTTGCAGCAGGAGGGGTTCGTCCAGTGCGCCGAGCAGCAGCGGCTGGCGGCGCTGCTGCGGGAGACGATGGTGCGTTACGGGGCCGCCGATCCGGACACGGACTACCGGATGCTGCGCGCGCTGCTGATGGGCGCGGTGGTGGCGGTGCTGCTGCCGGGGGCGCCGATGCCGGGGCACCGGCTGCGCGCGGAGCTGTTCGCCCGGTACGGGCTGGAGTGGGAGCTGGGATGCCCGCCGGGCGGTGAACCGCCCGGCGGGGTGCTCATGTCATCGGGTGAGGGTGCTCACCCGTAG
- a CDS encoding HAD family hydrolase, with product MAIKGVLFDFSGTLMRIEPAERWLSTVLARTGVDMPDGETRRLAQELEEAGALPGGGAPREVPEELAELWRERDRDPAGHRALYTGLARRVPLPRPGLYDALYERHMEPDAWRPYPDTEPVLAGLRERGVRVAVVSNIGWDLRPVLGEHGLDRYVDAWVLSYEHRLVKPDPRLFEVACAELGLLPRNTLMVGDNQRADGGATAIGCALHLVEHLPVTERPDGLLPVLELVG from the coding sequence ATGGCGATCAAGGGTGTGCTTTTCGATTTTTCCGGGACCCTCATGCGCATCGAACCGGCGGAGCGCTGGCTGAGCACCGTCCTGGCGCGGACCGGGGTGGACATGCCGGACGGCGAGACGCGGCGGCTCGCCCAGGAGTTGGAGGAGGCGGGGGCGCTGCCCGGCGGCGGCGCACCGCGTGAGGTGCCCGAGGAGCTGGCGGAGCTGTGGCGCGAGCGGGACCGCGATCCCGCCGGGCACCGGGCGCTGTACACGGGGCTGGCCCGGCGCGTACCGCTGCCGCGCCCCGGGCTGTACGACGCGCTGTACGAGCGGCACATGGAGCCGGACGCCTGGCGCCCCTACCCCGACACGGAACCGGTGCTGGCCGGGCTGCGGGAGCGCGGGGTGCGGGTGGCGGTGGTGAGCAACATCGGCTGGGATCTGCGTCCGGTCCTGGGTGAGCACGGTCTGGACCGGTACGTGGACGCCTGGGTGCTGTCCTACGAGCACCGGCTGGTGAAGCCGGATCCCCGGCTGTTCGAGGTCGCCTGTGCGGAGTTGGGGCTGTTGCCGCGGAACACGCTGATGGTGGGCGACAACCAGCGGGCGGACGGGGGCGCGACGGCGATCGGATGTGCCCTGCACCTGGTGGAGCACCTGCCGGTGACCGAGCGCCCCGACGGTCTGCTGCCGGTGCTGGAGCTGGTGGGCTGA
- a CDS encoding M56 family metallopeptidase yields MVIALALLVLGGLAAATAPRVLARVSWPDREPVLALWVWQCVVAAVLLCCVLAMALSGAAAWHGVRGHVFAPAPAPVIEAYALQPDGQLWAAVLAVLLAAGGIWTAVMLTLQVRQARAARRARRARLRERAPLLPGESGTGNDAGERLIVLESERPDAWLLTDGAERRLVITTAALRRLTGRQLDAVQAHEDGHARARHHWLVHCADALAEGFPRVPVFAGFRDQVHRLVELAADDAASRRFGRLTTALALVGLNEDRGVFASPAHRAQLPHRVHRLLTPSRRLTPARRLRLTAIAALVPAVPLLLAFAPGLSALGG; encoded by the coding sequence ATGGTGATCGCGCTCGCGTTGCTGGTGCTGGGTGGGCTCGCCGCGGCGACGGCGCCGCGCGTGCTGGCCAGGGTTTCCTGGCCGGACCGCGAACCGGTGCTCGCGCTGTGGGTGTGGCAGTGCGTGGTGGCGGCCGTACTGCTGTGCTGTGTGCTGGCGATGGCTCTCAGCGGGGCGGCGGCCTGGCACGGGGTGCGCGGCCATGTCTTCGCGCCGGCCCCGGCGCCGGTGATCGAGGCGTACGCGCTGCAGCCGGACGGTCAGCTGTGGGCGGCGGTGCTGGCCGTCCTGCTGGCGGCGGGCGGGATCTGGACGGCGGTGATGCTCACCCTCCAGGTACGGCAGGCGCGCGCGGCGCGCCGGGCCCGACGGGCGCGGCTGCGGGAGCGGGCGCCGCTGCTGCCGGGTGAGAGCGGCACGGGGAACGATGCCGGGGAACGGCTGATCGTGCTGGAGAGCGAGCGGCCCGACGCCTGGCTGCTGACGGACGGCGCGGAGCGGCGGCTGGTGATCACCACGGCGGCGCTGCGGCGGCTGACCGGGCGGCAGCTGGACGCGGTCCAGGCGCACGAGGACGGGCACGCGCGGGCGCGCCATCACTGGCTGGTGCACTGCGCGGACGCGCTGGCCGAGGGTTTTCCGCGGGTGCCGGTGTTCGCGGGGTTCCGGGACCAGGTGCACCGGCTGGTGGAGCTGGCGGCCGACGACGCCGCGTCGCGGCGGTTCGGGAGGCTGACGACCGCGCTGGCGCTGGTCGGCCTGAACGAGGACCGCGGGGTCTTCGCCTCCCCCGCCCACCGCGCGCAGCTTCCGCACCGCGTCCACCGCCTGCTGACGCCGTCCCGGCGGCTGACTCCGGCCCGGCGCCTGCGGCTGACGGCGATCGCCGCCCTGGTTCCGGCCGTGCCGCTGCTGCTGGCCTTCGCCCCCGGCCTGAGCGCGCTGGGCGGCTGA
- a CDS encoding DUF5134 domain-containing protein, with translation MHEGPVVVGWLLVALCGSTGLYCLYRAAAGPGRGARRPAGVEGAMGLGMAVMAVPGAGAAAPGQAYVVFFGVLAGCSALLRARPAHRAHHVVEALAMVYMGLAMLGPAGHGAGGVPVLTGVLLAYFALYALRTGALVVPVLPAPVAAGAGPVAGGGAEPAERSPEVAAGCRLALSLGMLVMLVSM, from the coding sequence ATGCACGAGGGACCGGTGGTGGTGGGGTGGCTGTTGGTGGCCCTGTGCGGGAGCACCGGACTGTACTGCCTGTACCGGGCGGCGGCGGGTCCTGGGCGGGGAGCGCGGCGGCCGGCGGGCGTCGAGGGGGCCATGGGCCTCGGCATGGCGGTCATGGCGGTGCCGGGGGCCGGAGCGGCGGCGCCGGGGCAGGCGTACGTGGTGTTCTTCGGCGTGCTGGCGGGCTGCTCCGCCCTGCTGCGGGCGCGGCCCGCGCACCGGGCCCACCACGTCGTGGAGGCGCTGGCCATGGTGTACATGGGGCTGGCGATGCTCGGCCCGGCGGGACACGGTGCGGGCGGCGTGCCGGTGCTCACCGGGGTGCTGCTGGCGTACTTCGCGCTGTACGCGCTGCGGACGGGTGCGCTGGTGGTGCCGGTGCTGCCCGCGCCGGTGGCTGCCGGCGCCGGACCGGTGGCCGGCGGCGGGGCGGAGCCGGCGGAACGGTCGCCGGAGGTGGCGGCGGGCTGCCGGCTGGCGTTGTCGCTGGGGATGCTGGTGATGCTGGTGTCCATGTGA
- a CDS encoding GNAT family N-acetyltransferase: protein MTAAAELVFATATEADVPALVALVESAYRGESSRAGWTTEADLLDGQRTDPEGVRDAIGDPDGLVVTVALPKDTGAAPAPLLACCQLQHRPDPRGPGVAYFGMFAVSPTAQGAGIGAAVLAHAERTARTVWQVERMEMQVITARTDLIAWYERRGYTRTGERTPFPYGDERFGLPRRPDLEFERLVKPLGG from the coding sequence GTGACAGCAGCAGCAGAACTGGTCTTCGCGACGGCGACCGAGGCCGATGTGCCCGCGCTCGTCGCCCTGGTGGAATCCGCCTACCGGGGCGAGTCCAGCCGCGCGGGCTGGACCACCGAGGCGGACCTGCTGGACGGACAGCGCACCGACCCCGAGGGCGTCCGGGACGCCATCGGCGACCCGGACGGCCTGGTGGTGACGGTCGCCCTGCCGAAGGACACCGGCGCCGCGCCCGCCCCGCTGCTGGCCTGCTGTCAGCTGCAGCACCGCCCGGACCCGCGGGGCCCGGGCGTCGCCTACTTCGGGATGTTCGCGGTCAGCCCCACGGCCCAGGGCGCCGGCATCGGCGCGGCCGTGCTGGCCCACGCCGAGCGGACGGCCCGTACCGTGTGGCAGGTGGAGCGGATGGAGATGCAGGTGATCACCGCCCGCACCGACCTCATCGCCTGGTACGAGCGCCGCGGCTACACCAGGACGGGGGAGCGCACCCCGTTCCCGTACGGTGACGAGCGCTTCGGCCTCCCGCGCCGCCCCGACCTCGAATTCGAACGGCTGGTCAAGCCGCTGGGCGGCTGA
- a CDS encoding glycerophosphodiester phosphodiesterase codes for MSLMIVGHRGLMGVEPENTLRSFVRAEREGVDVIELDLHLSKDGALVVMHDADVDRTTDGAGPVADHTADALRELDAGLGERVPLFEEVTEAVALPLQAEIKDPAAARTLAAVITARGLAGRVRVISFHDEALRTVRGLLPEQSIGLVTGRSTDTAAERARELGADLVSAELPHLTREAVDRCRALGLEVISWTVNTGDDLARVRELGLDGVVTDRPEIVAELSRPAA; via the coding sequence ATGTCACTCATGATCGTCGGGCACCGCGGGCTGATGGGCGTGGAGCCGGAGAACACCCTGCGGTCCTTCGTCCGTGCCGAGCGGGAGGGCGTGGACGTCATCGAACTGGATCTGCATCTGAGCAAGGACGGCGCGCTGGTGGTGATGCACGACGCCGACGTGGACCGCACCACCGACGGCGCCGGGCCGGTCGCCGACCACACCGCCGACGCGCTGCGCGAACTGGACGCCGGGCTCGGGGAGCGGGTGCCCCTGTTCGAGGAGGTGACCGAGGCGGTCGCCCTGCCCCTGCAGGCCGAGATCAAGGACCCGGCCGCGGCGAGGACACTGGCGGCCGTCATCACCGCCCGCGGGCTGGCCGGGCGGGTGCGGGTGATCTCCTTCCACGACGAGGCGCTGCGCACCGTCCGCGGCCTGCTGCCCGAGCAGTCCATCGGCCTGGTCACCGGGCGCTCCACGGACACCGCCGCGGAACGGGCCCGGGAGCTGGGCGCGGACCTGGTCTCGGCGGAGCTGCCGCATCTGACGCGGGAGGCGGTGGACCGGTGCCGGGCGCTGGGCCTGGAGGTGATCAGCTGGACGGTCAACACCGGCGATGACCTGGCGCGGGTGCGCGAACTGGGCCTGGACGGGGTGGTGACCGACCGGCCGGAGATCGTGGCGGAACTCAGCCGCCCAGCGGCTTGA
- a CDS encoding DUF6421 family protein, protein MPETLAPTTAEEYPPTPAARVVDHPAWPRLKHAVEAVRPAQSPDGSIDFDAEGAPPRAAVERDIERVITELRTLSPLLPHDAAYHRALESDLRRWADEGFGVPDFLDSLLAFRPAEHRADGLQHLVLFPMYTQNGNPDRNLEAVVVRVVWPEWLAELERTRYDNPMFLGITFEDFTPGYDTNSAVLFPETIAVREAPERFSWGGIFCDREAARFRKVVAAAGEVTSLALPEDAQGLLTDQERTQHTFVLWDMIHDRTHSHGDLPFDPFMIKQRQPFWMYGLEELRCDLTAFHEAVRLEREGLPQARDVQYAILLDRIFRFPVTGARNRNYDGLGGQLLFAYLHQNGALQWTDNRLSIDWEHARALTVRLREEIETLYRLGIDRPKIVHWFKAYELVSAYLSPHPGSTWAKGPEALDLSQPPRKLVDDVLPDEFPLSLFYEALAKKLRKVIESTRGITADTTVRQAA, encoded by the coding sequence ATGCCGGAAACCCTGGCCCCCACCACCGCCGAGGAGTATCCGCCGACCCCGGCGGCCCGCGTCGTGGACCACCCGGCCTGGCCCCGGCTCAAGCACGCCGTCGAAGCCGTACGCCCCGCCCAGTCGCCGGACGGCTCCATCGACTTCGACGCCGAGGGAGCCCCGCCCCGCGCCGCCGTCGAACGCGACATCGAGCGCGTCATCACCGAACTGCGGACTCTCTCACCCCTGTTGCCGCACGACGCCGCCTATCACCGGGCCCTGGAGAGCGACCTGCGCCGCTGGGCGGACGAGGGCTTCGGGGTCCCCGACTTCCTCGACTCGCTGCTCGCCTTCCGGCCCGCCGAGCACCGCGCCGACGGCCTCCAGCACCTCGTGCTGTTCCCCATGTACACCCAGAACGGCAACCCCGACCGCAACCTGGAAGCCGTCGTGGTGCGCGTCGTGTGGCCCGAGTGGCTCGCCGAACTGGAGCGCACCCGCTACGACAACCCGATGTTCCTCGGGATCACCTTCGAGGACTTCACCCCCGGCTACGACACCAACTCCGCCGTGCTGTTCCCGGAGACCATCGCGGTCCGCGAGGCCCCCGAGCGGTTCAGCTGGGGCGGCATCTTCTGCGACCGCGAGGCCGCCCGCTTCCGCAAGGTCGTCGCCGCCGCCGGCGAGGTCACCAGTCTCGCCCTCCCCGAGGACGCCCAGGGGCTGCTCACCGACCAGGAGCGCACCCAGCACACCTTCGTCCTGTGGGACATGATCCACGACCGCACCCACAGCCACGGCGACCTGCCGTTCGACCCCTTCATGATCAAACAGCGCCAGCCCTTCTGGATGTACGGCCTGGAGGAGCTGCGCTGCGACCTCACCGCCTTCCACGAGGCGGTCCGGCTGGAACGCGAGGGCCTGCCCCAGGCCCGCGACGTCCAGTACGCCATCCTGCTCGACCGGATCTTCCGCTTCCCCGTCACCGGCGCCCGCAACCGCAACTACGACGGCCTCGGCGGCCAGCTGCTGTTCGCCTACCTCCACCAGAACGGCGCGCTCCAGTGGACGGACAACCGGCTCAGCATCGACTGGGAGCACGCCCGCGCCCTGACCGTGCGGCTGCGCGAGGAGATCGAGACCCTGTACCGGCTGGGCATCGACCGCCCCAAGATCGTCCACTGGTTCAAGGCGTACGAGTTGGTCAGCGCCTACCTCTCCCCGCACCCCGGCTCGACCTGGGCCAAGGGTCCCGAGGCCCTGGACCTCAGCCAGCCCCCGCGCAAGCTCGTCGACGACGTCCTGCCGGACGAGTTCCCGCTCAGTCTGTTCTACGAGGCGCTGGCCAAGAAGCTCCGCAAGGTGATCGAATCCACCCGGGGCATCACGGCGGACACCACCGTCCGACAGGCGGCCTGA
- a CDS encoding SDR family oxidoreductase: MTDTDAVPTTGPLDGAVVAVAGAAGPAGAATLLSLARAGATVVAADADPERLAAAVDAARFAHGGATVTGDTVDLLHLDTARQWAARTEKEYGRIDGLVHLVGGWRGSASFADTDLADWDVLHDLLIRTVQHTSLAFEGPLARSGNGRYVLVSAAGATRPTAGNAAYAAAKAAAEAWTMALADSFRKAGTDAGGPPPSAATVLIVKALVHEALRAERPGAKFAGFTDVTDLAEAVTGLWSRPTEEVNGTRQWLTPQP; encoded by the coding sequence ATGACCGACACCGACGCAGTGCCCACCACCGGCCCCCTGGACGGCGCGGTCGTCGCCGTCGCCGGGGCGGCGGGACCGGCCGGCGCCGCCACCCTGCTCAGCCTGGCCCGCGCCGGAGCCACCGTGGTGGCCGCCGACGCCGACCCCGAACGCCTGGCCGCCGCCGTGGACGCCGCCCGTTTCGCCCACGGCGGAGCCACCGTCACCGGTGACACCGTCGACCTCCTCCACCTGGACACCGCCCGCCAGTGGGCCGCCAGGACCGAGAAGGAGTACGGGCGGATCGACGGCCTCGTCCACCTCGTCGGCGGCTGGCGCGGCTCGGCCTCCTTCGCGGACACCGACCTCGCCGACTGGGACGTGCTGCACGACCTGCTGATCCGCACCGTGCAGCACACCTCCCTCGCCTTCGAGGGCCCCCTGGCCCGCAGCGGCAACGGCCGCTACGTCCTGGTCTCCGCCGCCGGCGCCACCCGCCCCACCGCGGGCAACGCCGCCTACGCCGCCGCCAAGGCCGCCGCGGAGGCATGGACCATGGCCCTGGCCGACAGCTTCCGCAAGGCGGGCACCGACGCCGGCGGCCCTCCGCCGTCCGCCGCCACCGTCCTGATCGTCAAGGCCCTGGTGCACGAGGCCCTGCGTGCCGAGCGCCCGGGAGCGAAATTCGCCGGCTTCACCGATGTCACCGACCTCGCCGAGGCCGTCACCGGTCTGTGGAGCAGGCCCACCGAGGAAGTGAACGGAACCCGCCAGTGGCTCACCCCCCAGCCGTGA
- a CDS encoding threonine aldolase family protein — protein MAHPPAVTDTDARRHHDPSVRGFASDNYAGTHPEILAALALANGGHQGAYGDDDYTRHLQDVMCRHFGARAETFPVFNGTGANVVALQALTDRWGAVISADTAHIHVDEGGAPERVGGIKLLTVPTPDGKLTPALIDREAYGWDDEHRAMPQVVSLAQSTELGTLYTPDELRAIADHAHERGMTVHLDGARLANAAAALDLPLSALTTDAGIDVVSFGGTKNGLLYGEAVVVLSPGSVRAMRHLRKLSLQLASKMRFVSVQFEALLAGDLWLRSAGHANAMAARLAAGVADIEGVEILHPVQANAVFARLPREAAERLRKRHRFYFWDENAGDVRWMCSFDTTREDVDAFLAALREEMAR, from the coding sequence GTGGCTCACCCCCCAGCCGTGACCGACACCGACGCCCGCCGTCACCACGACCCAAGTGTGCGCGGCTTCGCCAGTGACAACTACGCCGGCACCCACCCCGAGATCCTCGCCGCCCTCGCGCTGGCCAACGGCGGGCACCAGGGCGCGTACGGCGACGACGACTACACCCGCCATCTCCAGGACGTGATGTGCCGCCACTTCGGCGCTCGTGCCGAGACCTTCCCGGTCTTCAACGGCACCGGCGCCAACGTCGTCGCGCTCCAGGCGCTCACGGACCGCTGGGGCGCCGTCATCAGCGCCGACACCGCGCACATCCACGTGGACGAGGGCGGCGCCCCCGAGCGGGTGGGCGGCATCAAGCTGCTCACCGTGCCCACCCCGGACGGCAAGCTCACCCCCGCCCTGATCGACCGCGAGGCGTACGGGTGGGACGACGAGCACCGGGCGATGCCCCAGGTCGTCTCGCTCGCCCAGAGCACCGAACTGGGCACCCTCTACACCCCCGACGAGCTGCGGGCCATCGCCGACCACGCGCACGAGCGCGGCATGACCGTCCACCTGGACGGGGCCCGGCTCGCCAACGCCGCAGCCGCCCTGGACCTGCCGCTGAGCGCCCTCACCACCGACGCCGGGATCGACGTCGTCTCCTTCGGCGGCACCAAGAACGGCCTGCTGTACGGGGAGGCCGTGGTCGTCCTCTCCCCGGGCTCGGTGCGCGCCATGCGGCACCTGCGCAAGCTGTCCCTCCAGCTCGCGTCCAAGATGCGGTTCGTGTCCGTCCAGTTCGAGGCGCTGCTGGCCGGTGACCTGTGGCTGCGCAGCGCCGGGCACGCCAACGCGATGGCCGCCCGGCTGGCGGCGGGGGTGGCGGACATCGAGGGTGTGGAGATCCTCCACCCGGTCCAGGCCAACGCAGTCTTCGCCCGGCTGCCCCGGGAGGCCGCCGAGCGGCTGCGCAAACGCCACCGGTTCTACTTCTGGGACGAGAACGCCGGCGATGTGCGCTGGATGTGCTCCTTCGACACCACGCGGGAGGACGTCGACGCCTTCCTGGCGGCCCTGCGCGAGGAAATGGCGCGCTGA
- a CDS encoding lysophospholipid acyltransferase family protein has protein sequence MAELVYPPVVAAAKTLFKALDLRLDIAGSEHVPTSGGAVLVSNHIGYLDFVFAGFAARPSKRLVRFMAKDSVFKHKISGPLMRGMKHIPVDRKQGEHAFQHALEALRGGEIVGVFPEATISPSFTLKKFKSGAVRMAQEAQVPVLPVALWGTQRVWTKGRKRDLRRRHYPITIRIGEPMTADPAESAVALTERLRERMQGLLEAAQAAYPEGPRGPEDTWWLPAHLGGTAPEPRQA, from the coding sequence ATGGCAGAGCTTGTCTATCCGCCGGTCGTCGCCGCCGCCAAGACGCTGTTCAAGGCGCTCGATCTGCGTCTGGACATCGCCGGCAGCGAGCATGTGCCGACGTCCGGTGGTGCCGTGCTGGTCAGTAACCACATCGGGTACCTGGACTTCGTCTTCGCCGGGTTCGCGGCCAGGCCGTCCAAGCGGCTGGTGCGGTTCATGGCGAAGGACTCGGTGTTCAAGCACAAGATCTCCGGACCGCTGATGCGCGGCATGAAGCACATACCGGTGGACCGCAAGCAGGGCGAGCACGCGTTCCAGCACGCGCTGGAGGCGCTGCGCGGCGGGGAGATCGTCGGAGTGTTCCCCGAGGCGACGATCTCGCCCTCGTTCACGCTGAAGAAGTTCAAGTCGGGCGCGGTGCGGATGGCGCAGGAGGCCCAGGTGCCGGTGCTGCCGGTCGCCCTGTGGGGCACCCAGCGGGTGTGGACCAAGGGCCGCAAGCGGGACCTGCGCCGCCGCCACTACCCGATCACCATCCGGATCGGCGAGCCGATGACCGCCGATCCGGCCGAGTCGGCGGTGGCGCTGACCGAGCGGCTGCGCGAGCGGATGCAGGGGCTGCTGGAGGCGGCCCAGGCCGCGTACCCCGAGGGGCCGCGCGGTCCTGAGGACACCTGGTGGCTGCCGGCGCACCTGGGCGGCACGGCACCGGAGCCGCGGCAGGCGTGA